The following are from one region of the Hydrogenophaga sp. BPS33 genome:
- a CDS encoding IS3 family transposase (programmed frameshift), whose amino-acid sequence MKKSRFTDSQIIDALKRAEAGLTVPELCRELGISSATFYKWRAKFGGMDASLMARMKELEAENARLRKMYVEEKLKAEVVAEALGKKVVKPSRRREMAQQAVRQRGLSIRAACQAFQISQACYRYEARRGLEDDEIAQWLLRLTDNNRNWGFGLCFLHLRNVRGLPWNHKRVYRVYRELELNLRIKPRKRLVREKPEPLTVPKHSNEVWSMDFMHDQLEDGRSIRLLNVIDDFNREALGMEVDFSLPSQRVIRTLAQIMAWRGRPNVIRCDNGPEYISATLLNWASARGIHIEHIQPGKPQQNAYVERFNRTVRYEWLSQYHWSDLDEVREYATQWMWRYNHERPNMALGGITPKQRLAMAA is encoded by the exons ATGAAGAAATCGCGATTTACCGACAGCCAGATCATCGACGCACTCAAGCGGGCGGAGGCGGGGCTAACGGTGCCTGAGCTTTGCCGAGAGCTGGGGATCAGCTCGGCGACGTTCTACAAGTGGCGGGCCAAGTTCGGCGGCATGGATGCCTCACTGATGGCGCGCATGAAGGAGCTGGAGGCGGAGAACGCGCGGCTGCGCAAGATGTATGTCGAGGAGAAGCTCAAAGCCGAGGTCGTGGCGGAGGCACTCG GCAAAAAAGTGGTGAAGCCATCTCGCCGACGCGAGATGGCACAACAAGCTGTGCGCCAGCGCGGGCTGTCGATCAGGGCTGCTTGTCAGGCATTCCAGATCAGCCAGGCCTGCTACCGCTACGAGGCCCGTCGCGGCCTTGAGGACGACGAGATCGCCCAATGGCTGCTGCGCTTGACCGACAACAACCGCAACTGGGGCTTTGGCCTGTGCTTCCTGCACCTGCGCAACGTGCGCGGCTTGCCCTGGAACCACAAGCGCGTGTATCGGGTTTACCGGGAGCTGGAGCTCAACCTTCGCATCAAGCCGCGCAAGCGCCTGGTGCGCGAGAAGCCCGAGCCTCTGACGGTGCCCAAGCACAGCAACGAGGTCTGGTCGATGGACTTCATGCACGACCAACTGGAGGACGGTCGCAGCATCCGGCTGCTCAACGTGATCGACGACTTCAATCGCGAGGCCCTGGGCATGGAGGTGGACTTCTCGCTGCCCTCGCAGCGTGTGATCCGCACCCTGGCGCAGATCATGGCTTGGCGCGGCAGGCCCAACGTGATTCGCTGTGACAACGGGCCGGAGTACATCAGTGCCACGTTGCTGAACTGGGCCAGTGCCAGAGGCATTCATATCGAGCACATCCAGCCGGGCAAGCCCCAACAGAATGCCTACGTCGAGCGCTTCAACAGAACGGTGCGCTACGAGTGGCTGTCCCAGTACCATTGGAGCGACCTCGACGAGGTTCGCGAGTACGCCACGCAGTGGATGTGGCGCTACAACCATGAGCGCCCAAACATGGCCTTGGGCGGCATCACCCCGAAACAGCGGCTGGCCATGGCCGCATAG
- a CDS encoding MATE family efflux transporter, which yields MNPARPTIEDLWKRFVLFAIPLVLGNVLQAMSGTLNTIYAGRLLGVTSYAGIAVITPVLVFLSAFVLGFGSGVSILAGQAWGAKNLSRLREIAGSALFAGIALGVALALVGVCTGDRVLDWMGTSSEVLQHAIRYGQVMVGSLPLVFTTIVAAALLRATGDSKTPLVVLAISSAVVLVLTPALMLGQIGLPAMGVSSAAWATTTGTCIALAWLAWRLRRRNHPLAPNLALLRAMWPNPSLLWTITKLGIPTGLFFVVGSMADVALMRFVNGFGTHATASWGVVNQILSYVQFPGLSIAIAASVFTSQAIGRGSPEQVRAVTHTALWTSLVLSSMGALLAVALGGQVLVFFTSDERVVSMAKDLIWIAVPGSVILGISSVLTAVMRASGTVLWPTLISLSVLAFFLVPAGWALSQFFDVDGLRMAYPLTYLLGLALHAGFFHFVWKQRPLKKLI from the coding sequence ATGAACCCTGCACGACCCACCATCGAAGACCTCTGGAAACGCTTCGTCCTCTTCGCGATCCCGCTGGTGCTCGGCAATGTGCTTCAAGCCATGTCGGGCACTTTGAACACGATTTATGCGGGTCGACTTTTGGGGGTGACGTCCTACGCGGGCATCGCAGTCATCACACCTGTCCTGGTATTTCTCAGCGCCTTCGTCTTGGGTTTTGGCAGCGGTGTGTCGATCCTCGCGGGTCAGGCATGGGGTGCGAAGAATTTGAGTCGGCTTCGGGAGATCGCGGGCTCAGCCCTGTTCGCAGGCATCGCGTTGGGTGTGGCCTTGGCGTTGGTGGGTGTGTGCACCGGTGACCGTGTTCTTGATTGGATGGGCACCTCTAGCGAGGTGTTGCAACATGCCATCCGATACGGACAGGTGATGGTGGGCTCGTTGCCACTCGTGTTCACCACGATCGTCGCGGCCGCATTGCTGCGCGCAACCGGCGACAGCAAGACCCCCTTGGTGGTCCTGGCGATCAGCTCCGCGGTGGTGTTGGTACTGACCCCCGCCTTGATGTTGGGTCAGATCGGGTTGCCTGCCATGGGCGTTTCAAGCGCCGCCTGGGCAACCACGACTGGCACCTGTATAGCGCTGGCATGGTTGGCCTGGCGCCTGAGAAGGCGCAACCATCCACTGGCTCCCAACCTTGCATTGCTGCGCGCCATGTGGCCCAACCCTTCACTGCTTTGGACGATCACGAAGCTGGGCATTCCCACGGGCCTTTTTTTCGTGGTCGGGTCGATGGCCGACGTGGCGTTGATGAGATTCGTCAATGGCTTTGGCACGCATGCGACGGCTTCCTGGGGTGTGGTGAATCAGATCCTGAGCTATGTTCAGTTTCCTGGGCTGTCCATTGCCATCGCAGCTTCTGTATTCACTTCGCAGGCCATTGGGCGAGGCTCGCCGGAGCAGGTGCGGGCGGTGACCCACACCGCTTTGTGGACGAGCCTCGTGCTCTCCAGCATGGGCGCGCTGCTTGCGGTCGCGTTGGGTGGTCAGGTACTTGTTTTCTTCACATCGGACGAGCGCGTCGTCTCGATGGCAAAAGATCTCATCTGGATCGCGGTTCCGGGCAGCGTGATTCTGGGCATCTCAAGCGTTCTCACCGCGGTCATGCGCGCTTCTGGCACGGTGCTCTGGCCAACGCTGATATCCCTCAGCGTTCTTGCGTTTTTCCTGGTGCCGGCCGGGTGGGCCTTGAGCCAGTTTTTCGACGTTGATGGACTGCGCATGGCGTATCCGCTCACCTATCTTCTGGGCTTGGCGCTGCACGCGGGTTTCTTCCACTTTGTCTGGAAGCAAAGGCCACTGAAGAAGCTGATCTAG
- a CDS encoding nuclear transport factor 2 family protein: MSHDALNLPRIPEADRGDCQALIHAFCHFIDHGEAPKVVGLFTDDGVFDRKGAVLRGHAALAEAMAKRPPGMVTRHVCSNIVLRAESPDRIVGTTAFLLLRRDGAATAADTSPTACLEAVGDFEDVFVRTPAGWRIASRKAVPVFAR; encoded by the coding sequence ATGAGTCACGACGCCTTGAACCTGCCGCGCATTCCCGAGGCCGACCGCGGCGATTGCCAGGCGCTGATCCACGCGTTCTGTCATTTCATCGACCACGGCGAAGCGCCGAAGGTGGTCGGCCTGTTCACCGACGACGGTGTGTTCGACCGCAAGGGCGCGGTGCTGCGCGGCCATGCCGCGCTGGCCGAAGCCATGGCCAAGCGACCGCCGGGCATGGTGACGCGCCATGTGTGTTCCAACATCGTGCTGCGCGCCGAGTCGCCCGATCGCATCGTGGGCACGACGGCCTTCTTGCTCTTGCGCCGCGACGGCGCAGCGACGGCCGCCGACACCAGCCCCACCGCCTGCCTGGAAGCCGTGGGGGATTTCGAAGACGTCTTCGTGCGCACACCGGCAGGCTGGCGCATCGCCAGCCGCAAGGCCGTGCCGGTGTTTGCGCGCTGA
- a CDS encoding ABC transporter permease translates to MDRLLVGGLLLGLWWWAAAVVGSYWISSPLETVQRLWALVATGGLLRHTGYTLAAAALGFTLGGVPGVWLPMALRKWPFLQEVLDPFLTAGYGLPKLALAPLFILWFGIGMASKVVLAASVVFFIVFFSTQAGVRQADQRLVRMARVLGARESQVARKVVWPAVVPYVFAGFRIATPYAIGGVIISELVSSNRGLGYLVQYGAMSYSTPDIFATVAAITVLIGVATWLVGRLEQRLLRWRPETTGLRSGGVAP, encoded by the coding sequence GTGGACCGCTTGCTCGTCGGAGGCCTGTTGCTCGGGCTCTGGTGGTGGGCGGCGGCCGTCGTCGGGAGCTACTGGATCAGCTCTCCGCTGGAGACTGTGCAACGCCTGTGGGCCCTGGTGGCCACGGGAGGCTTGTTGCGGCACACCGGCTACACGCTGGCGGCGGCGGCGCTGGGCTTCACGCTCGGTGGCGTGCCCGGCGTGTGGTTGCCCATGGCGCTGCGCAAGTGGCCTTTTCTGCAAGAGGTGCTGGACCCTTTCCTCACCGCCGGCTACGGCCTGCCCAAACTTGCGCTGGCACCCCTGTTCATTCTGTGGTTCGGCATCGGCATGGCGTCCAAGGTGGTGCTGGCGGCCTCGGTGGTGTTTTTCATCGTGTTCTTCAGCACCCAGGCGGGCGTGCGCCAGGCCGACCAGCGGCTGGTGCGCATGGCGCGCGTGCTGGGCGCGCGCGAATCGCAGGTGGCGCGCAAGGTGGTCTGGCCAGCGGTGGTGCCCTATGTGTTCGCGGGCTTTCGCATCGCCACGCCGTACGCCATCGGTGGCGTGATCATCTCGGAGCTGGTGTCGTCCAACCGGGGCCTGGGCTATCTGGTGCAGTACGGTGCGATGAGCTACAGCACGCCCGACATCTTCGCCACGGTGGCGGCGATCACGGTGCTCATCGGCGTGGCCACCTGGCTGGTGGGGCGGCTGGAACAGCGCCTGCTGCGCTGGCGGCCTGAAACCACGGGTCTGCGCTCGGGCGGGGTGGCGCCATGA
- a CDS encoding ABC transporter ATP-binding protein, whose translation MTLLEVQALGKRFPAHGEQDGPWVVRELSFALREGEFVTMLGPSGAGKSTILNMIAQVDAPSEGRIRLAGETVFDAAAPTALRPGLGRRIGYVTQDDNLLPWRTLEENVLFGLEIEGRIDEAGRARAREMMQAVGLTHYAGHYPHQLSGGMRKRAALIRTLVYDPPIILMDEPFGALDAHTRQQLQSDLQALWALKRKTIVFVTHDIAEAVALGERVLILERAPARLVAEHAVELPRPRVVDALLVQPDFVRLYDAIRAQVR comes from the coding sequence ATGACGCTGCTCGAAGTGCAGGCGCTGGGCAAGCGCTTCCCGGCCCACGGCGAGCAGGACGGTCCGTGGGTGGTGCGCGAGCTGTCCTTCGCTTTGCGCGAGGGGGAATTCGTCACCATGCTCGGGCCTTCCGGGGCGGGCAAGTCCACCATTCTCAACATGATCGCGCAGGTGGATGCGCCCAGCGAAGGCCGCATCCGGCTCGCTGGCGAGACCGTGTTCGACGCGGCGGCCCCCACCGCGCTGCGCCCGGGTCTGGGCCGCAGAATCGGCTACGTGACGCAGGACGACAACCTGCTGCCCTGGCGTACGCTGGAGGAGAACGTGCTGTTCGGCCTGGAGATCGAAGGACGCATCGACGAGGCCGGGCGCGCCCGGGCGCGCGAGATGATGCAGGCCGTGGGCCTCACGCACTACGCGGGCCACTACCCGCACCAGCTCTCGGGCGGCATGCGCAAGCGCGCGGCCCTCATTCGCACGCTGGTGTACGACCCGCCCATCATCCTGATGGACGAACCCTTTGGCGCACTCGATGCGCACACGCGCCAGCAGTTGCAGTCGGACCTGCAGGCGCTGTGGGCGCTCAAGCGCAAGACCATCGTGTTCGTCACGCACGACATCGCGGAAGCGGTCGCGCTGGGCGAGCGGGTGCTCATTCTCGAGCGCGCGCCGGCGCGGCTGGTGGCCGAACACGCGGTGGAACTGCCGCGCCCGCGCGTGGTGGATGCGCTGCTGGTCCAGCCCGACTTCGTGCGCCTCTACGACGCGATCCGCGCGCAGGTGAGGTGA
- a CDS encoding ABC transporter permease, with protein sequence MSGTTAVAPRGWSRRQAVHAARLLLCLLLLGAWQAGHRALGTTYIAAPLDVAERLVQMVSSGAIWPHLGATLLASALGFAIGWASGFAMATLLSLSPRASAAVEPYVLFAMGIPLFALIPLLILWFGIGITPKVVIVVFMVFFIVFITTFTGLRDVDRRWLDMGRVMGATRGQLMAKVSFHAMVPHLFAGLKIAVPRAISAAIVGEFLVADKGLGFTIEQARQTADPVGVFTGIVLVMALVMAADALVSALQRRALRWQQSISLL encoded by the coding sequence GTGTCTGGCACCACCGCCGTCGCGCCGCGCGGGTGGTCGCGGCGCCAGGCGGTTCATGCCGCGCGGCTGCTGTTGTGCCTGCTGTTGCTGGGCGCCTGGCAAGCGGGGCACCGCGCGCTGGGCACGACCTACATCGCCGCGCCGCTGGACGTGGCCGAGCGCCTGGTGCAGATGGTGTCCAGCGGCGCGATCTGGCCCCACCTGGGTGCCACGCTGCTGGCGTCGGCGCTCGGTTTCGCGATCGGCTGGGCCTCGGGCTTTGCAATGGCCACGCTGCTCAGCCTCTCGCCGCGCGCGAGTGCCGCTGTGGAGCCCTACGTGCTGTTCGCCATGGGCATTCCACTGTTCGCGCTGATCCCGCTGCTCATCCTGTGGTTCGGCATCGGCATCACGCCCAAGGTGGTGATCGTTGTCTTCATGGTTTTCTTCATCGTCTTCATCACCACCTTCACCGGCCTGCGCGACGTCGACCGGCGCTGGCTCGACATGGGGCGCGTGATGGGCGCCACGCGCGGCCAGTTGATGGCCAAGGTGTCGTTCCACGCGATGGTGCCGCACCTCTTCGCCGGCCTGAAAATAGCAGTGCCGCGTGCGATCTCGGCGGCCATCGTGGGCGAATTCCTGGTGGCCGACAAGGGCCTGGGCTTCACCATCGAACAAGCACGCCAGACCGCCGACCCCGTGGGCGTGTTCACCGGTATCGTGCTCGTGATGGCGCTGGTGATGGCCGCCGACGCGCTCGTGAGCGCGCTGCAGCGCCGTGCCTTGCGCTGGCAACAGAGCATCTCCCTTCTATGA